The following are from one region of the Salmo salar chromosome ssa27, Ssal_v3.1, whole genome shotgun sequence genome:
- the qrfp gene encoding uncharacterized protein qrfp, with protein MRLSSFLLCASQPMLTLFSLALLVPIPGAHGHPHFPLAILPTLENPEWEADLLQLQASLDVPGAVAAAGLRSWGQLLELGPEDPRLGLLRELVAENSWGQKGLMRGQRGDLERRPLGPFPGHPMDTLHYQEGGEEEGEGGGKRNEALTSIAGGLQAFNREKGGFGFRFGRK; from the coding sequence ATGAGACTATCTTCGTTCCTTCTCTGTGCCTCTCAGCCGATGCTCACTCTTTTCTCACTGGCTCTGCTGGTTCCCATCCCTGGGGCACACGGGCACCCCCACTTCCCCCTTGCCATCCTGCCCACATTGGAGAACCCTGAGTGGGAGGCTGACTTACTCCAGCTCCAAGCCTCCCTCGATGTCCCAGGGGCTGTAGCTGCAGCGGGCCTCCGCTCTTGGGGGCAGCTGCTGGAGCTGGGACCAGAGGACCCACGCCTGGGCCTGCTCAGGGAGCTGGTGGCAGAGAACAGCTGGGGACAGAAGGGCTTGATGAGGGGCCAGAGGGGGGATCTGGAGAGGAGGCCGCTGGGTCCCTTCCCCGGTCACCCTATGGACACTCTGCACTAccaagaggggggagaagaggaaggagaggggggaggaaagagGAACGAAGCTCTCACATCCATCGCCGGCGGGCTTCAGGCTTTcaacagagagaagggaggctTCGGGTTCCGCTTCGGAAGGAAGTAA